A single region of the Winslowiella toletana genome encodes:
- the icmH gene encoding type IVB secretion system protein IcmH/DotU, whose protein sequence is MNEFEQKIRDAMSSSRNGLNQINGLLNSPVVQASVGTMAAFAATARHDAEDCRGEGFTRSTEEAPPFHSGAVTTGGESYFSAPARKVVKSAALTRPGSIAGNWANPCVAAAMPALLMMERIRGQQGIDNLLIRAQMVRELQHFSQTLLKQQTLPEDVRRMSYLLCTYLDGMFAELREYGLTAMNLLIELHRDSWGGEKCFDDLEHYMQNPHQFRNILGLYHLILSMGFKGKYHVLERGDVLLTDLFIRLNSTLYEKGFTQSLSRVKTNVVTGSLTLLTPLKVLSYGLILCLIAYGGVSLFLHDKSREIRNAIMVWEPPVPRKINIMETLPQPLPQILNEGWLQVREDPRGWLLLFTSDGAFSTGKSVLSAEFVKKRNIERLGEALAGWPGDLEVIGHTDAQPFRNNTSGDPNMRLSQERASMVADKLEEGTLVNSKYQRNILAVGKGDTEPLADNSTDEGRRKNRRVDILWKVGERSEIKNKMTESHLSEQTPGLLNNKNSTATSAR, encoded by the coding sequence ATGAACGAGTTTGAACAAAAAATCCGTGATGCCATGTCCTCCTCACGCAACGGGCTGAATCAGATAAATGGCTTGCTGAATTCGCCGGTGGTTCAGGCTTCGGTGGGCACCATGGCTGCCTTTGCCGCCACAGCACGCCACGACGCGGAAGATTGCCGTGGGGAGGGATTTACCCGTTCCACAGAAGAAGCGCCGCCCTTCCATTCGGGAGCGGTTACGACTGGCGGCGAAAGTTATTTTTCGGCACCTGCGCGTAAGGTGGTTAAGTCGGCCGCACTGACCCGGCCGGGTAGTATTGCCGGCAACTGGGCCAATCCCTGTGTTGCCGCAGCGATGCCTGCCCTGTTAATGATGGAGCGCATCCGCGGACAGCAAGGCATTGATAACCTGCTGATTCGCGCCCAGATGGTCAGAGAGCTACAGCACTTTAGCCAGACGCTGCTGAAGCAACAAACGCTGCCCGAAGATGTGCGCCGCATGTCCTATCTGCTCTGCACTTATCTGGACGGGATGTTTGCTGAGCTGCGGGAATATGGCCTGACGGCGATGAATTTGCTGATTGAGCTTCATCGCGACTCCTGGGGAGGTGAAAAATGTTTCGACGATCTTGAACACTATATGCAGAACCCGCATCAGTTTCGCAATATCCTCGGACTTTATCATTTGATCTTATCGATGGGGTTTAAAGGCAAATATCACGTACTCGAAAGAGGAGATGTCTTATTAACGGATCTCTTTATTCGTCTTAACTCGACACTGTATGAAAAAGGGTTTACTCAATCGCTGAGCAGGGTAAAGACCAATGTGGTTACCGGCTCACTGACGTTATTAACGCCGCTGAAAGTACTGAGCTATGGGTTAATATTATGCCTGATTGCCTATGGCGGGGTATCGCTATTTCTGCATGATAAATCACGCGAGATTCGCAATGCCATTATGGTATGGGAACCGCCGGTGCCGCGTAAAATTAATATTATGGAAACCCTGCCGCAGCCTTTGCCGCAAATTTTAAATGAGGGCTGGCTGCAGGTACGCGAAGACCCGCGCGGTTGGTTATTACTGTTTACTTCTGATGGTGCATTCAGTACCGGTAAATCAGTGCTGTCAGCGGAGTTCGTCAAAAAACGTAATATTGAGCGTCTGGGGGAAGCACTGGCCGGCTGGCCGGGCGATCTCGAGGTGATTGGTCATACCGACGCCCAGCCATTCCGCAATAACACTTCTGGCGATCCTAATATGCGGCTGTCGCAGGAGCGCGCCAGCATGGTGGCGGATAAGCTGGAAGAAGGTACCCTGGTGAACAGTAAATATCAGCGAAATATTTTGGCCGTGGGTAAAGGTGACACCGAGCCGCTGGCTGATAACAGTACTGACGAGGGGCGCCGTAAGAACCGGCGTGTTGATATTCTTTGGAAAGTGGGAGAGCGCAGCGAAATAAAAAACAAAATGACTGAAAGTCATCTCAGTGAGCAGACTCCTGGTTTATTAAACAATAAAAACTCGACAGCAACGTCTGCCCGTTAA
- the tssM gene encoding type VI secretion system membrane subunit TssM, with product MIRRTLVIFVAIVLSLLVWWVGPLIAIGTFYPMVSVLVRGIIIALILTWALWPLVASALGYLFRHFRAPKISNKKSRQRDRVSARFFDAIRTLKYIGIAGQKTLWQRLRYRLRNDYLNEKPWFLIIGPSGSGKTSLVNESGKRFLLSEQYGFTQTADIGPTRDCNLWLTDKAVYIDTAGEWTQLHGLSDEASKAQGRLFSLIRRYRQHPGIDAIVLCLDAHWLLHASLTERKSLADALRARMLEVASYFRNDIAVYLAVNNLDSLSGGSAFLSMMSEEILAQGIGFTIVSDSAGKLDFPQSDAEYSYLLARVSRYVQEMLHSTHSNELRQQLLFFTESLGNLRKPLFNLLEQIVPQSPVGYSAQVRQIWLGSTQVLQLGDSPLTEVEPRPTGQIYSPMLDNAIVERGTLNSRALPLRARIGRTLRYSLVFLLLAFAVNMLVTRYLWEEEYIAYMSASFDETKRMVREIPATNRISDDLISAYEQLGYMNAQLSNSASLIVNPYFEHRLINQQAEQTYHRHLFKFFWPALERYVSEEMERDISSSDADVYNTLKIYLMMGKPEHRSATELENWFLARWSRFAPQGYSDADKRLFGLHLRTIFKESLQSEAPVTKLNSELIRMARVKAMAIPVHVRVLQDLKIKVPSNIENVSLASAAGANVSLMLRRKGQATVTDMAVPAFYTLASYHDVFKPQLNSAVTSMIREEAWVLRDSDGNVDKARALDYGQKLSDEVRKLYLLEYADSWESFLKDVHVRPVSNLDDAALLARQFSDPSSPLANLLRFVTRQTGLSQTDGNDVSGWMSKRRMELENARRDIVGEISGERSRFRITPEKSLEQRFEVVRRLGAQLMQPGGNNDPLARGFEELYNQLSSLAVSLRAGEVMPQNSAISRLRIAAAQQPEPVRSIMLDLLEVGNHQSLQQSRNNLNNSAAIFATDVCKNVLSGRYPFNRRARDEVGIGDFARMFGPAGSMKRYFDQHLAPYVDNTAGKLRIREGSRGLLSASTLKAFESAMLIGDTFFNGGDKVSFSLYLRPLSLSPNIMEAVLDIDGEVIRYSHGSIQPVAVQWPGKNGGAYVRLSFKDMNGKIESVSFNGPWALFHLYDKSNPLQIDRDRRELTMGIASISGFFKMELRSTINDFPLWSRALSQFSCPG from the coding sequence ATGATTCGTAGAACACTGGTGATATTTGTCGCCATCGTTTTAAGCCTGCTGGTTTGGTGGGTGGGGCCGCTGATTGCGATAGGCACTTTTTATCCTATGGTGTCGGTGCTGGTGCGTGGAATTATTATCGCGCTGATTTTAACCTGGGCGCTGTGGCCTCTGGTGGCTTCAGCGCTGGGGTATCTGTTTCGGCACTTCCGCGCACCGAAAATCAGTAATAAAAAATCCCGCCAGCGCGACCGGGTATCAGCACGTTTTTTTGATGCTATTCGCACGCTGAAATATATTGGCATCGCCGGGCAAAAAACGCTGTGGCAGCGTTTACGTTATCGGTTAAGAAATGATTATCTGAATGAAAAACCCTGGTTTTTAATTATCGGCCCGTCGGGTAGTGGTAAAACCTCACTGGTTAATGAGAGCGGCAAACGCTTTTTATTATCGGAACAATATGGCTTCACGCAGACCGCCGATATTGGCCCAACCCGCGACTGCAATCTGTGGCTGACGGATAAGGCGGTATACATTGATACCGCTGGCGAGTGGACTCAGCTACACGGCCTGAGTGATGAGGCCAGCAAAGCGCAGGGACGGCTATTCTCGCTGATTCGTCGTTATCGCCAGCATCCCGGCATCGACGCGATTGTGCTGTGTCTTGATGCTCACTGGCTGTTACATGCCTCGTTAACCGAGCGCAAGTCGCTGGCTGATGCGCTGCGCGCCCGCATGCTGGAGGTGGCGTCTTATTTTCGCAACGATATCGCCGTTTACCTGGCGGTCAATAATCTCGATTCGTTATCGGGCGGCAGCGCATTTTTATCGATGATGAGCGAAGAGATTCTCGCACAGGGTATCGGCTTTACCATTGTGTCAGACAGTGCTGGCAAGCTGGATTTCCCGCAGAGTGATGCGGAGTACAGTTATCTGCTGGCGCGGGTAAGTCGCTACGTGCAGGAGATGCTGCATTCCACCCACAGCAACGAATTACGCCAGCAGCTGCTGTTCTTTACCGAGTCACTCGGCAATCTGCGCAAACCATTATTCAATCTTCTCGAGCAAATCGTCCCACAATCGCCGGTAGGCTACTCGGCGCAGGTGCGTCAGATTTGGTTGGGCAGCACCCAGGTATTGCAGCTGGGTGACTCACCACTGACTGAGGTGGAGCCGCGTCCAACCGGCCAAATCTATTCGCCAATGCTGGACAATGCCATTGTCGAGCGCGGCACGCTTAATTCCCGGGCGTTACCTCTGCGCGCGCGCATCGGCCGTACTTTGCGCTATTCGCTGGTGTTTCTGCTGTTGGCGTTTGCCGTCAATATGCTGGTGACCCGCTATTTATGGGAGGAAGAGTATATAGCTTATATGAGTGCCAGCTTTGATGAGACCAAAAGAATGGTGCGCGAAATCCCGGCGACCAATCGCATCAGTGACGATCTGATTTCTGCCTACGAACAGCTGGGGTATATGAATGCACAGTTATCCAACAGTGCATCACTGATAGTCAATCCCTACTTTGAGCATCGGTTGATCAACCAACAGGCTGAGCAGACTTACCATCGTCATCTGTTTAAGTTTTTCTGGCCCGCGCTGGAGCGTTACGTCTCTGAAGAGATGGAAAGGGATATTTCATCGAGTGACGCTGACGTTTATAACACGCTAAAAATCTATCTGATGATGGGGAAACCTGAGCATCGCTCAGCAACAGAATTAGAAAACTGGTTTTTAGCCCGCTGGAGTCGCTTTGCCCCACAGGGCTATTCGGATGCCGATAAGCGGTTATTTGGCCTGCATTTGCGCACTATCTTTAAAGAGAGCCTGCAATCCGAGGCTCCGGTCACCAAACTGAATTCTGAACTGATTCGCATGGCACGGGTTAAGGCCATGGCGATTCCTGTTCATGTGCGCGTGCTACAGGATTTGAAAATTAAGGTGCCGTCTAACATCGAAAACGTCTCATTAGCGAGCGCAGCTGGTGCCAATGTTTCCCTGATGCTGCGGCGTAAAGGGCAGGCGACGGTAACCGATATGGCCGTGCCGGCGTTCTACACCCTCGCCAGCTACCATGATGTGTTTAAGCCTCAGCTTAATAGCGCGGTGACCTCAATGATTCGTGAAGAGGCATGGGTATTGCGCGACAGTGACGGCAACGTCGATAAAGCCAGAGCGCTGGACTACGGTCAAAAACTCAGTGATGAAGTGCGTAAACTCTATCTGCTGGAGTATGCCGATAGCTGGGAGTCGTTCCTGAAGGATGTGCACGTACGCCCGGTCAGTAATCTCGATGATGCGGCACTGCTGGCACGGCAATTTAGCGATCCTTCTTCGCCGCTGGCCAATTTACTGCGTTTTGTCACCCGACAAACAGGACTGAGCCAAACCGACGGTAACGATGTTTCTGGCTGGATGAGCAAGCGGCGTATGGAGCTGGAAAATGCCCGCCGCGATATCGTCGGTGAAATTTCCGGTGAACGCTCGCGTTTTCGCATTACTCCGGAAAAGTCACTGGAGCAACGCTTTGAAGTGGTACGGCGTCTCGGTGCTCAGCTGATGCAGCCCGGTGGCAATAACGATCCCTTAGCACGCGGTTTTGAAGAGCTGTATAACCAGCTCTCTTCACTGGCGGTGTCGCTGCGTGCGGGCGAAGTGATGCCGCAGAACTCAGCGATCAGTCGGCTGCGCATTGCCGCGGCACAGCAACCGGAACCGGTGCGCAGCATCATGCTGGATCTGCTGGAAGTCGGTAATCATCAGAGTTTGCAGCAGAGCCGTAACAACTTAAATAACAGTGCGGCAATCTTTGCCACCGATGTGTGTAAAAACGTGCTGTCCGGACGCTATCCATTTAATCGCCGGGCGCGGGATGAAGTTGGCATTGGTGATTTTGCGCGAATGTTCGGTCCAGCGGGTTCAATGAAACGCTACTTTGATCAGCATCTTGCGCCTTATGTTGATAACACCGCTGGTAAGTTACGTATCCGCGAGGGAAGTCGCGGCCTGCTGAGTGCCAGCACGCTGAAGGCATTTGAAAGCGCGATGCTGATCGGCGATACCTTCTTTAACGGTGGCGATAAAGTCTCTTTCTCGCTGTATCTGCGTCCTCTGTCGCTGTCACCGAATATTATGGAAGCGGTGCTGGATATTGATGGCGAGGTGATTCGTTATAGCCACGGCAGCATTCAGCCGGTCGCCGTGCAGTGGCCCGGTAAGAATGGTGGCGCTTATGTTCGCCTCTCTTTCAAAGATATGAACGGTAAAATTGAATCAGTCAGTTTTAACGGGCCATGGGCACTGTTCCACCTGTATGACAAAAGTAATCCACTGCAAATTGATCGCGACCGCCGTGAACTGACCATGGGTATTGCCTCGATCAGCGGATTTTTCAAAATGGAATTACGTTCGACAATAAATGATTTTCCTCTCTGGTCCCGGGCGTTGAGCCAGTTCTCATGTCCTGGTTAA
- a CDS encoding DUF6277 family protein encodes MLDPNKLLAMLTDLNSMAQTTQSSLSQNFMSGVSGMNLNGSAEMEKMMALMTDINGKATADMSGIMQNFQQNADMQQQSAAQQTAENNNEGKQSDPAAPQMSFPQGAMDFFSSLQKK; translated from the coding sequence ATGCTAGATCCTAATAAATTACTGGCAATGCTGACTGATTTAAACAGCATGGCGCAAACCACACAAAGTTCCCTGTCACAAAATTTTATGTCCGGTGTTTCGGGTATGAATTTAAACGGCAGTGCGGAAATGGAAAAAATGATGGCGCTTATGACCGATATCAATGGTAAAGCCACGGCTGATATGAGCGGCATTATGCAGAACTTCCAACAGAATGCTGATATGCAACAGCAGAGTGCGGCGCAGCAAACGGCTGAAAACAATAATGAAGGCAAGCAGTCTGATCCAGCAGCACCACAAATGAGTTTCCCGCAGGGGGCGATGGATTTCTTCTCCAGCTTGCAAAAGAAATAA